From a single Apium graveolens cultivar Ventura chromosome 2, ASM990537v1, whole genome shotgun sequence genomic region:
- the LOC141689848 gene encoding uncharacterized protein LOC141689848 → MQPHQSCRYNKSKFTNIKTTYKVADIKCDMKNDHNINVNYNKAWRSKEKALENMRGNATALYAELYTYLFMLHNTNVGSIIELQLTANSCFMYVFIALHASIKSWNYCLPVVVVDGTFLKSAYGGPLLVAATQDAGGRIVPLDFAVVDSENDLSWEWFFTKFRKGYRGREDMLFVSDRHESIIKGASKVYLEVPNAFCIFHLLGNIKTKFKKNLKRIKEEFVSAANAYSVKKFNYHMNELEKVNKRVQLYLQEIGYEKWAKVYSTNNRYSNMTSNVAESLNSVITSIRELPIYTMLESL, encoded by the coding sequence ATGCAACCACATCAATCATGCAGATATAATAAATCAAAGTTTACAAATATCAAAACAACTTACAAAGTTGCTGATATTAAATGTGATATGAAAAATGATCATAATATAAACGTCAACTACAACAAAGCATGGAGATCAAAGGAAAAAGCTCTGGAAAATATGAGAGGAAATGCAACTGCTTTATATGCTGAATTATATACTTATTTGTTCATGTTGCATAACACAAATGTTGGATCAATAATTGAACTACAATTGACAGCAAATAGTTGTTTCATGTATGTGTTCATTGCGTTGCACGCATCAATAAAAAGTTGGAATTATTGTTTACCAGTTGTCGTGGTTGATGGCACCTTTCTTAAATCAGCATATGGAGGACCTTTATTGGTGGCTGCAACTCAAGACGCAGGAGGCAGAATAGTACCACTTGATTTTGCAGTGGTGGATTCGGAGAATGATTTGTCATGGGAATGGTTCTTCACCAAATTCAGAAAAGGTTACAGAGGAAGGGAAGACATGTTATTCGTGTCAGACAGACATGAAAGTATTATTAAAGGAGCCAGTAAGGTGTACCTTGAAGTACCAAATGCCTTTTGCATCTTTCATCTACTGGGGAACATtaaaacaaaattcaagaaaaatttgAAGAGGATAAAGGAAGAATTTGTATCTGCGGCTAATGCCTATAGTGTCAAAAAATTCAACTATCACATGAATGAACTTGAGAAAGTCAACAAAAGAGTGCAACTCTATTTGCAAGAAATTGGCTATGAAAAATGGGCAAAGGTCTACTCCACAAATAATAGATATTCAAACATGACATCAAATGTTGCAGAATCTCTAAATTCTGTGATCACTTCAATAAGAGAGCTACCAATCTACACAATGTTGGAAAGTTTGTGA